In the genome of Aspergillus luchuensis IFO 4308 DNA, chromosome 2, nearly complete sequence, one region contains:
- a CDS encoding uncharacterized protein (COG:I;~EggNog:ENOG410PKU0;~InterPro:IPR006176,IPR022694,IPR006108,IPR036291, IPR008927,IPR013328;~PFAM:PF02737,PF00725;~go_function: GO:0003857 - 3-hydroxyacyl-CoA dehydrogenase activity [Evidence IEA];~go_function: GO:0016491 - oxidoreductase activity [Evidence IEA];~go_function: GO:0070403 - NAD+ binding [Evidence IEA];~go_process: GO:0006631 - fatty acid metabolic process [Evidence IEA];~go_process: GO:0055114 - oxidation-reduction process [Evidence IEA]), with translation MPLALYTVILTQIHSSNKVVQIFGTINMSVYSSQRIALIGLGTIGISMAALHLSRESNIVDVFDTRPDFEQYIHKTLPIYMSELPSPNTDPRSSPESQPSTSLVASLVSSGRLRIHSTLESACASATIVQEQGPENVDWKQTTWTRIEAVAPSSAHFWTSTSGIAASIQQAKMQDKSRLLVVHPFNPPNIMPLLEIVPAPETSAERVEFAREYFSLPGSRHRPVVIRKEIPGFVGNRLAFALLREACYLVQEDVVDAKDLDTILMASLGPRWAGNGVFESYQYGGGEGGISSFLNKLGGTMQTIWDGQGRINVEGDERTEWKEKVIAQVNEAYGTVSAEQIQIKEARLKDIIGIQMKDYNRHGPEV, from the coding sequence ATGCCATTGGCTCTCTACACAGTCATCTTAACGCAAATTCACAGCTCCAATAAGGTCGTTCAAATCTTTGGCACCATCAACATGTCAGTGTACAGCTCACAGCGGATAGCCTTGATCGGTCTGGGAACCATCGGCATATCCATGGCAGCGCTTCATCTCTCTCGTGAGAGCAACATAGTTGATGTCTTCGATACCAGACCGGATTTCGAGCAATATATCCATAAGACGCTACCGATTTACATGAGCGAGCTGCCATCACCAAATACCGACCCTAGGTCAAGTCCTGAATCTCAACCATCAACGTCATTGGTAGcgtctcttgtctcttctgGCCGTCTGCGAATTCACTCGACCCTAGAAAGCGCATGCGCGTCGGCGACCATTGTCCAGGAGCAAGGACCGGAAAATGTTGACTGGAAACAAACTACCTGGACCCGGATCGAAGCAGTAGCCCCGTCTTCTGCGCATTTCTGGACAAGCACTTCTGGAATTGCTGCTTCTATTCAGCAAGCCAAGATGCAGGACAAATCTCGCTTGCTTGTTGTGCATCCTTTCAATCCACCGAATATAATGCCTCTTCTCGAAATCGTACCGGCGCCAGAAACTTCCGCTGAGCGGGTGGAATTTGCTCGTGAATACTTCTCTCTACCTGGATCGAGACATAGGCCTGTGGTCATTCGAAAAGAGATTCCAGGGTTTGTGGGAAATCGGTTAGCCTTCGCCCTACTACGGGAAGCTTGCTATCTGGTTCAGGAAGATGTTGTAGATGCAAAGGACCTGGACACGATACTGATGGCTAGTTTGGGACCACGATGGGCTGGAAACGGTGTGTTTGAGAGCTATCAGTATggcgggggagaaggtggcaTAAGTTCCTTCTTGAACAAGCTTGGTGGCACTATGCAAACCATATGGGATGGGCAGGGGAGAATCAACGTGGAGGGGGACGAAAGAACGGAGTGGAAGGAAAAGGTCATTGCACAAGTGAATGAAGCCTATGGAACGGTGTCTGCAGAACAAATCCAGATAAAGGAAGCACGGCTGAAGGATATCATTGGGATCCAAATGAAGGATTACAACCGCCATGGACCTGAAGTATGA
- a CDS encoding Mn(2+) transporter ATX2 (COG:P;~EggNog:ENOG410PM4W;~InterPro:IPR003689;~PFAM:PF02535;~TransMembrane:8 (o6-28i35-55o160-177i230-249o255-280i292-315o327-345i382-400o);~go_component: GO:0016020 - membrane [Evidence IEA];~go_function: GO:0046873 - metal ion transmembrane transporter activity [Evidence IEA];~go_process: GO:0030001 - metal ion transport [Evidence IEA];~go_process: GO:0055085 - transmembrane transport [Evidence IEA]), translating to MEGLFTLLALSIVMAITSFVVGSLPLAFTLSPSQLRLISSLGMGVLVGTSLIVIIPEGVETLYSANSLSSRKELSSRSTTAVNWQHQAVPVTNFPRTLEGLDSSDVELTPRSVLSDLPSAPVTVPTTHSTLDERPRIMGRKDDTSDDHTGEDHDEDNSPHAWIGIALISGFILMYLIDKLPVFASSSKQERIPYHISLDNLGSGLRRNSSPSREGGLLDAGNIPRRSHSFATTTGLVIHAAADGIALGASSSDTGLSFIIFLAIMVHKAPASFGLTSVLLKQGLSSRTARAHLLIFSLAAPVGALMTFLFVQIMGSGSGGDGVGNRWRTGVLLLFSAGTFLYVAMHTMQENSPNSSSRESQVNGYGDHREAPSASDKSMRDLIASVVGMVLPLFLQIGHAH from the exons ATGGAGGGACTCTTCACTTTGCTCGCATTGAGCATTGTGATGGCCATTAC ATCATTTGTCGTGGGATCACTACCGCTCGCCTTCAcactttctccttctcagctgAGATTGATATCCTCCCTTGGTATGGGAGTTCTGGTTGGGACATCTTTGATCGTTATTATTCCGGAGGGAGTCGAAACCCTATACAGCGCAAACTCCCTTAGCAGTCGGAAAGAACTTAGCAGCCGATCGACAACAGCCGTCAATTGGCAACACCAGGCTGTACCTGTGACCAACTTCCCGAGGACATTGGAAGGACTAGATTCCTCTGATGTCGAACTTACGCCTCGATCGGTGCTATCCGACCTGCCATCCGCACCTGTCACGGTACCTACAACCCATTCTACACTAGATGAAAGGCCCAGAATTATGGGACGCAAGGACGATACATCGGACGATCACACAGGCGAGGATCACGACGAAGATAACTCGCCCCACGCTTGGATAGGAATTGCACTCATTAGTGGCTTTATACTGATGTACCTCATCGACAAACTGCCCGTCTTCGCGTCATCCTCCAAACAGGAGCGAATTCCCTATCACATTTCGCTGGATAATTTGGGTTCCGGCCTGCGGCGTAATTCGTCGCCGTCACGCGAGGGGGGCTTGCTTGACGCCGGAAATATTCCCAGGAGAAGCCACAGCTTTGCAACGACAACTGGACTTGTCATTcatgccgccgccgatgGAATCGCCTTGGGTGCATCTAGCTCTGACACTGGGCtgagcttcatcatcttcctggccATCATGGTTCACAAAGCCCCCGCATCATTTGGCCTCACCTCAGTGCTACTGAAGCAGGGCCTTTCTAGTCGTACCGCTAGAGCGCATTTATTGATTTTCAGTTTGGCTGCTCCTGTGGGTGCTCTCATGACATTTTTGTTTGTGCAGATCATGGGCTCGGGCTCAGGAGGTGATGGCGTTGGGAACCGCTGGCGAACCGGTGTACTTCTCTTGTTCTCGGCTGGCACATTCCT ATACGTTGCTATGCACACGATGCAGGAAAACAGCCCGAACTCATCGTCACGTGAGTCTCAGGTCAACGGATACGGCGACCATAGAGAAGCACCGTCAGCATCGGACAAGTCTATGAGGGACCTGATCGCTTCTGTTGTTGGCATGGTTCTTCCACTGTTCCTGCAGATTGGCCATGCCCACTAG
- the LSM4 gene encoding U6 snRNA-associated Sm-like protein LSm4 (COG:A;~EggNog:ENOG410PQRW;~InterPro:IPR027141,IPR034101,IPR010920,IPR001163;~PFAM:PF01423;~go_process: GO:0000398 - mRNA splicing, via spliceosome [Evidence IEA];~go_process: GO:0000956 - nuclear-transcribed mRNA catabolic process [Evidence IEA];~go_process: GO:0006396 - RNA processing [Evidence IEA]) — translation MLPLGLLTAAQGHPMLVELKNGETLNGHLASCDNWMNLILKEVVQTSPEGDRFFRLPEVYVRGNNIKYLRIPEEIIEMVKEQQANQSQNRNRGPREGGRGDRGRGGGRGRGRGRGRGGRDA, via the exons ATG TTACCTCTCGGTCTCCTGACGGCCGCGCAAGGCCACCCCATGCTCGTGGAACTCAAGAACGGCGAAACCCTCAACGGACACCTTGCCAGTTGCGACAACTGGATGAACTTGATACTGAAGGAAGTTGTTCAGACGAGCCCTGAAGGTGATCGCTTCTTCCGGCTACCGGAGGTCTACGTCAGAGGAAACAAT ATCAAATACCTGCGAATCCCCGAAGAAATCATAGAGATGGTGAAGGAGCAACAGGCGAACCAATCGCAAAATCGCAACCGCGGACCGCGTGAGGGTGGTCGGGGTGACCGAGGTCGTGGTGGAGGCCGGGGTCGTGGACGTGGCCGCGGCCGTGGTGGCAGAGACGCTTGA
- the hat1 gene encoding histone acetyltransferase catalytic subunit HAT1 (BUSCO:EOG09263EVJ;~COG:B;~EggNog:ENOG410PHRB;~InterPro:IPR037113,IPR019467,IPR017380,IPR016181;~PFAM:PF10394;~go_component: GO:0005634 - nucleus [Evidence IEA];~go_function: GO:0004402 - histone acetyltransferase activity [Evidence IEA];~go_process: GO:0006325 - chromatin organization [Evidence IEA];~go_process: GO:0006348 - chromatin silencing at telomere [Evidence IEA];~go_process: GO:0016573 - histone acetylation [Evidence IEA]) has translation MSEGDWTCDANDAVHLTIVQPGETKVKTISSFHPQFTYPIFGDEEQIFGYKGLIIRLRFAAHDLRPNINISYDEKFKPVGDIAAVDLLETLKPWVPEEAFGLLPDYEKAVQEDEDAKDFVPPGKLVHSYVTRDRNHEIWAGSLADPQVRRLLDRAQIFVSLFIEAGTPLVTDDPEWTLERWTVYFVYEKVKPPTPTASQYSIVGYATTYRWWFYQRDNTQGRTVVNDPFPAPEIRPAQLPARLRIAQFLVLPPHQGSGHGTHLYTTIHAACFKDPTITELTVEDPNEAFDALRDTADYHILLPEFLGHKVDINPNPYGELSKRQRPRRVPTSALIPTKLLHDIRSKFKIASTQFAHIMEMYLLGQIPAKNRLAGGANMSRLLIKKHNAEDPNDRRYYWWRMLTKQRLYKRHRDLLIQLDSSERVEKLEETVTNVEEGYDALLKAFNAREEALKAKEEEAGVLATPESTAVLGDASSRDQRVKRKLTVEDEEDEAENEEAAKRTKV, from the exons ATGAGTGAAGGCGACT GGACTTGCGACGCCAACGATGCCGTCCATCTGACGATCGTCCAACCCGGCGAGACGAAAGTCAAGACGATTTCCAGCTTTCACCCTCAGTTCACATATCCCATCTTCGGCGATGAGGAGCAAATATTCGGTTATAAAGGGTTGATTATCCGCTTGCGGTTTGCAGCCCATGACCTCCGCCCGAATATCAATATCTCTTACGATGAGAAGTTCAAGCCCGTTGGCGATATTGCCGCTGTCGACCTGCTGGAAACATTGAAACCCTGGGTTCCGGAAG AGGCCTTCGGTTTACTTCCCGACTATGAAAAGGCTGTccaggaggacgaagacgcaAAGGACTTTGTACCACCTGGCAAGCTCGTTCACAGCTATGTCACTCGAGACAGAAATCACGAAATTTGGGCCGGCTCTCTCGCTGATCCTCAAGTTCGACGACTACTGGACCGCGCGCAAATCTTTGTATCGCTGTTCATCGAAGCCGGTACACCTTTGGTCACGGATGATCCTGAATGGACACTTGAGAGATGGACAGTCTACTTTGT CTATGAGAAAGTGAAACCGCCTACGCCAACAGCTTCCCAGTACTCCATTGTCGGATATGCGACCACTTATCGCTGGTGGTTCTACCAGCGAGACAATACACAGGGTCGGACAGTTGTGAACGATCCATTCCCAGCACCCGAGATCAGACCTGCTCAGCTGCCGGCTCGGCTGCGAATCGCTCAATTCTTGGTTTTGCCTCCTCACCAAGGCTCGGGACATGGGACTCATCTCTACACCACCATCCACGCCGCATGCTTCAAGGACCCAACAATCACCGAGTTGACTGTCGAAGACCCAAACGAGGCTTTCGATGCCCTCCGCGACACTGCAGACTACCACATCTTGTTGCCGGAGTTCCTCGGGCACAAGGTAGACATCAATCCCAACCCTTACGGAGAGCTCTCAAAGAGGCAGCGCCCTCGACGCGTCCCAACATCGGCACTGATCCCTACGAAGTTGTTGCATGACATCCGTTCAAAATTCAAGATTGCTTCCACTCAATTTGCTCACATTATGGAGATGTATCTTCTGGGGCAAATACCTGCCAAGAATCGCCTAGCCGGGGGAGCCAATATGTCCCGACTACTAATCAAGAAGCACAATGCCGAGGATCCCAACGACCGCCGATACTACTGGTGGCGCATGCTCACTAAGCAGCGTCTCTACAAGCGTCATCGGGATCTACTCATCCAACTGGACTCGAGCGAGCGCGTCgagaagctggaggagaCCGTGACGAATGTCGAGGAGGGCTATGATGCTCTTCTCAAGGCCTTCAACGCCCGCGAGGAAGCACTgaaggccaaggaagaggaggccggTGTGCTTGCAACCCCAGAGTCGACCGCTGTCCTGGGCGATGCAAGCAGCAGAGATCAGCGGGTAAAGCGAAAGCTCAcagtggaagatgaagaagatgaagccgagaacgaagaagcagccaagCGGACAAAGGTGTGA
- a CDS encoding uncharacterized protein (COG:S;~EggNog:ENOG410PYV6;~SECRETED:SignalP(1-40);~TransMembrane:1 (i100-121o)), which translates to MSFFPRPCSTSHTTTTMQWLLTKLTLICLTTTNFTRLAAGAPIPLPSPSSTTISTAADTHIMKNANNDNPNHNDHIHTLLKFQWLASLLKKLSALTLRDYFINLSVLICIIALCALAYRIGSNTMRCQRCRVDRAAQREERKARRAYKAAARRHRWKQWWEGKTSYYQYQCQDQGFSYDDGAVVMGSVGVRERDVEMGRLSDDEGEGVFAGADAPVPVTMQAEIHGFRQALEYVGELVRESAPPRAKVAVAQEVGGYDVDVGLNGKGGSGEESDTEASSTVGLATVTLSTGTSSLKSVDCKSLSGTIDTLDSMGSPPPSYHS; encoded by the exons ATGTCTTTCTTCCCACGTCCATGTAGCACCTCccacacaaccaccaccatgcaATGGCTACTAACAAAGTTAACTCTAATATgtctcaccaccaccaacttcaCCCGCCTGGCAGCCGGTGCACCCATTCCtctaccatcaccatcatccactaCAATTTCAACAGCAGCCG ACACCCACATCATGAAGAACGCCAACAACGACAACCCCAATCACAAtgaccacatccacaccctcctCAAATTCCAGTGGCTCGCCTCCCTCCTGAAAAAGCTCTCGGCCCTCACTCTCCGCGACTACTTCATCAACCTGAGCGTCCTCATCTGCATCATTGCGCTTTGCGCTCTGGCATACCGAATCGGCAGCAACACAATGCGTTGCCAGCGATGCCGAGTAGACCGGGCTGCCCAGCGCGAGGAGCGGAAAGCTCGGAGGGCGTACAAAGCCGCTGCGAGGAGACATCGATGGAAGCaatggtgggaagggaagactTCTTACTATCAGTATCAGTGCCAAGATCAGGGGTTTAGCTATGATGATGGGGCAGTTGTGATGGGGTCTGTTGGTGTGCGGGAAAGGGACGTGGAGATGGGAAGGTTGTCTGATGATGAGGGCGAGGGTGTGTTTGCTGGGGCGGATGCTCCTGTTCCTGTTACTATGCAGGCGGAGATACATGGTTTCAGACAGGCGTTGGAGTATGTGGGAGAGTTGGTGAGGGAAAGTGCACCGCCGCGGGCCAAGGTGGCAGTGGCTCAGGAAGTGGGTGGTtatgatgtggatgttggtCTGAATGGGAagggtggaagtggagaggagtCGGATACGGAGGCGTCGTCGACGGTCGGGTTGGCGACGGTTACTTTGTCGACGGGAACGAGTAGCTTGAAGAGTGTGGATTGTAAGTCGTTGTCGGGGACAATAGATACCCTGGATAGTATGGGGTCGCCACCGCCCAGCTATCATTCATGA
- a CDS encoding pentatricopeptide repeat protein (COG:S;~EggNog:ENOG410PMY6;~InterPro:IPR033443,IPR002885,IPR011990;~go_function: GO:0005515 - protein binding [Evidence IEA]), with the protein MPRTTLVLDGLWYCLCPSFNAATFNRATPSFTAGRRIPKHDRITALRSSISDPPRRCLTNFTPRPTDATIEIVEDNRHTFTNSSSSSDQQPFDPDDAGAQDNVRPGDLLSPMERLTKPPPGVPKYFKHLPSQRLENRLQERVARYPRVLSATQILRVLIRDRHVRPEMRHYRGLILANSDPERGSPQAVRALLKEMEENGIPADSGTLHAALQVLAVHPDYLLRQEIVRTLRDRWLPLSPAGWHFVVAGLIREHQFELALDHVEQMERKGMVVENWLHSLLIYYLCDFGEFDEVVRLMRSRTSQGLDMSSELWLYVLEVASAALHYDTTRYIWRQMVELRYLHPGYPLCSNVLSVAARAGDTELAASVIRFLVEVNVQPQLDDYEKMVEAHAVSGSLYSAFEVLCKMHMADIAVEHRSTRAILTHLLQSRTTPRGAWTMLKQLKATKLTVPLGCAKVVLEMCEHEALDNPSVVYEGIAFYKELYALCPGKADVTVYNILLGMCRRARNTEAGMFIAKEMASLGVIPDQGTFEHLIVMCLEAGNFESGYMYLQDLLGRGIRPGEETRAAIRELCSPSEDQFASRLRHHPQIQDGSVGCLVDEISNTHEPPDSTEQEEGNGKEESFHRSGQTPTQAEMERQALHKLRRAAAKERRKRKRRLAAIAQGQEEEGWLDYEPGGLIPEDQLNAKSND; encoded by the exons ATGCCGCGAACGACCCTGGTACTCGATGGACTGTGGTATTGCCTTTGTCCGTCATTTAACGCTGCGACCTTCAATCGAGCTACACCTTCCTTTACAGCAGGGAGACGCATCCCTAAACATGATCGCATAACCGCTCTACGAAGCTCAATCTCGGATCCTCCGCGAAGATGCCTCACCAATTTTACCCCACGACCGACCGACGCAACCATTGAAATTGTCGAAGACAATAGACACACTTTTACTaattcctcatcatcctccgatcAACAACCCTTCGATCCTGACGATGCAGGCGCGCAGGACAATGTACGCCCAGGGGACCTTTTATCGCCAATGGAGCGATTGACCAAGCCGCCACCAGGCGTACCCAAGTATTTCAAACACCTACCTTCGCAACGTCTAGAAAATAGGCTACAGGAGCGAGTAGCTCGATATCCGAGAGTTCTAAGTGCAACGCAAATCCTGCGTGTTCTAATCCGAGACCGCCATGTCCGCCCGGAGATGCGACATTACCGGGGGTTGATTCTTGCTAATTCGGATCCCGAACGCGGATCGCCACAGGCTGTTCGCGCATTACtaaaggagatggaggaaaatGGGATACCGGCTGATTCGGGGACACTTCATGCAGCGCTACAG GTCCTTGCGGTTCATCCGGACTACCTCCTACGTCAGGAGATTGTGCGCACGCTTCGAGACCGATGGCTTCCGTTGAGCCCCGCCGGATGGCACTTTGTGGTCGCTGGGTTGATTCGGGAGCACCAGTTCGAGCTGGCGTTGGATCATGTCgagcagatggagaggaagggtaTGGTCGTTGAGAATTGGCTGCATAGCCTACTTATATATTACCTTTGCGACTTTGGAGAGTTCGACGAGGTGGTCCGGCTGATGCGCTCACGGACAAGCCAGGGTCTAGACATGAGCTCGGAATTGTGGTTGTACGTGCTGGAGGTGGCGAGCGCTGCTCTGCACTACGATACTACACGGTACATTTGGAGACAGATGGTGGAGCTGAGATATCTTCATCCTGGTTATCCGCTGTGCAGCAATGTCCTTAGTGTGGCGGCGCGCGCTGGAGATACCGAGCTGGCGGCATCGGTGATCCGCTTCCTCGTCGAGGTCAATGTGCAGCCTCAATTGGATGACTACGAGAAAATGGTGGAGGCCCATGCTGTGTCGGGGTCTTTGTATTCTGCATTTGAGGTGCTGTGTAAGATGCATATGGCGGACATTGCGGTAGAGCACCGCTCCACTCGTGCCATTCTTACGCATCTGCTGCAGAGTAGAACGACCCCACGTGGCGCATGGACAATGCTGAAGCAATTGAAGGCCACCAAACTGACGGTGCCGCTTGGCTGCGCCAAAGTGGTGTTGGAGATGTGCGAGCACGAAGCCCTCGATAACCCGTCGGTGGTGTACGAGGGAATCGCGTTTTACAAAGAACTCTATGCGCTCTGTCCAGGCAAGGCCGACGTTACTGTCTACAACATTCTCCTCGGGATGTGTCGACGGGCGCGCAATACCGAGGCGGGCATGTTCATCGCGAAGGAGATGGCATCTCTCGGCGTGATCCCGGACCAAGGAACATTCGAGCATCTCATCGTCATGTGTCTGGAAGCAGGCAACTTTGAGTCCGGGTACATGTACCTGCAAGATCTGCTGGGCCGGGGGATCCGCCCCGGCGAGGAGACACGAGCTGCCATCCGGGAGCTCTGTTCTCCATCAGAAGACCAATTCGCGTCGCGCCTCAGGCATCATCCGCAGATCCAGGATGGGTCAGTGGGATGTCTTGTGGACGAGATCAGTAATACTCACGAGCCGCCGGATTCGACGGagcaggaagaggggaaCGGGAAGGAGGAGTCGTTTCATCGCTCGGGACAGACACCGACCCAGGCAGAGATGGAACGGCAGGCGTTGCATAAACTCCGACGGGCCGCAGCCAAGGAGAGACGCAAGCGAAAGAGACGACTAGCAGCCATCGCACAGgggcaagaagaggaaggctggTTAGACTATGAGCCAGGGGGGCTTATTCCTGAGGACCAGCTCAATGCGAAGAGTAACGATTGA
- a CDS encoding F-box/WD repeat-containing protein (COG:S;~EggNog:ENOG410PJB9;~InterPro:IPR001810,IPR036322,IPR015943,IPR001680, IPR036047,IPR019775,IPR020472,IPR017986;~PFAM:PF00400,PF12937;~go_function: GO:0005515 - protein binding [Evidence IEA]) yields the protein MSPRSVPEQLATAPSKSSAARDSVASLSSAHSRSLSSSTKTGTPIPPNLLPSAPASPPTPAPSPTPHQRPPTWQTPDEEDDAFLLNARIHFSSLSNARKQKFLEGILGLCDSQHLSFVSSYVSPRLRKDPFQVFPNELCLRVLSFIDDPKTLARSSQVSKRWRELLNDDITWKNLCEKHSYASRRLSEDDRDFVDPFHGQPLHAVSSTQSLSGLQRRPPVATLQPREGLPDVSSRSLSGDWLSLSGYPSRKRRVRPLSYRSHFKQKYMVESAWNKGGRCTQRHITPDQGVVTSLHLTPKYIVVALDNAKIHVYDTNGDNQRTLQGHVMGVWAMVPWDDILVSGGCDREVRVWNMATGACLYLLRGHTSTVRCLKMSDKNTAISGSRDTTLRIWDLASGTCKNVLVGHQASVRCLAIHGDLVVSGSYDTTARIWSISEGRCLRTLSGHFSQIYAIAFDGRRIATGSLDTSVRIWDPHSGQCHAILQGHTSLVGQLQMRGDTLVTGGSDGSVRVWSLTKMAPIHRLAAHDNSVTSLQFDSSRIVSGGSDGRVKVWSLQTGQLLRELSTPAEAVWRVAFEEEKAVIMASRAGRTVMEVWTFSPPPEEDGDDAVIVESASSTPGLRPTSNDSRHRERYSDPPPSVPLNSDDDQAMVDASAS from the exons ATGAGTCCGCGCAGCGTGCCTGAGCAGCTGGCGACTGCGCCATCAAAGTCATCTGCAGCCAGAGATTCGGTCGCCTCGCTTTCCAGTGCTCATTCTAGATCGCTCTCTTCGTCCACCAAGACCGGTACTCCCATTCCCCCCAACTTGCTTCCCTCAGCGCCTGCGTCACCTCCCACGCCTGCTCCCAGTCCGACTCCTCATCAGAGACCTCCCACCTGGCAGACAcccgacgaggaagacgatgcctTTCTGCTGAACGCTCGGATacatttctcttctctctccaacGCTCGGAAGCAAAAGTTCTTGGAGGGCATATTGGGGCTGTGCGATAGCCAGCATCTCAGCTTTGTCTCCAGTTATGTTAGCCCCCGGTTGAGAAAAGATCCGTTTCAGGTGTTCCCAAATGAACTATGTCTGAGG GTCTTATCATTCATCGATGACCCGAAAACATTGGCAAGATCATCCCAAGTATCGAAGCGCTGGCGGGAACTGCTGAATGATGACATTACGTGGAAAAACCTATGCGAAAAGCACTCGTATGCATCCCGGAGGCTGTCAGAGGATGATCGGGACTTCGTCGACCCTTTCCATGGTCAGCCTTTGCATGCTGTGTCCAGTACTCAGTCCTTGAGCGGGTTGCAAAGGAGACCTCCTGTGGCTACTCTCCAGCCTCGAGAGGGTCTGCCCGACGTTTCGTCGCGCTCTTTGTCGGGAGACTGGCTCTCCCTGTCGGGATACCCGTCACGCAAGAGACGGGTCCGACCATTGTCCTACAGATCGCATTTCAAGCAAAAGTACATGGTGGAATCTGCCTGGAACAAGGGTGGGCGCTGTACGCAGCGACACATCACACCCGACCAGGGAGTGGTCACAAGCCTGCATTTAACCCCTAAGTATATCGTGGTCGCGCTAGACAATGCCAAGATTCATGTATACGATACCAACGGGGATAACCAAAGAACTCTTCAAGGCCATGTGATGGGCGTATGGGCGATGGTTCCCTGGGATGACATTCTTGTGAGTGGTGGGTGCGACCGAGAAGTGAGGGTCTGGAACATGGCGACCGG TGCCTGTCTCTACCTCTTACGTGGCCATACGTCAACCGTGCGTTGCCTCAAAATGTCCGACAAGAACACGGCGATCTCGGGATCACGGGATACAACGCTGCGGATATGGGATCTGGCCTCGGGTACCTGCAAGAACGTTCTCGTTGGGCATCAAGCTAGTGTCCGCTGCCTGGCCATTCATGGAGATCTTGTAGTCTCGGGAAGCTATGATACTACGGCACGCATCTGGAGCATTTCTGAGGGCCGATGCTTACGGACGCTCTCGGGCCACTTCAGCCAGATCTATGCTATCGCGTTTGATGGCAGACGCATCGCCACTGGCAGTTTGGATACCAGCGTGCGGATCTGGGATCCGCACTCGGGCCAGTGCCATGCTATCCTCCAGGGCCATACCTCCCTGGTAGGACAGCTACAAATGCGGGGAGATACCTTGGTCACCGGTGGTTCTGATGGGTCTGTCCGGGTCTGGTCGTTGACCAAGATGGCTCCCATTCACCGACTTGCGGCTCATGACAACAGCGTTACCAGCTTGCAGTTCGACAGTTCCAGAATCGTcagtggtggtagtgacGGTCGTGTCAAGGTGTGGAGTTTGCAGACCGGCCAACTACTCAGAGAACTGTCGACACCGGCAGAGGCTGTTTGGAGAGTTGCctttgaggaagagaaagctgtGATCATGGCTAGCAGAGCAGGCCGCACAGTGATGGAG GTCTGGACtttctcaccaccacccgaagaagatggcgaCGATGCTGTGATAGTGGAGAGTGCTTCCAGTACGCCGGGTCTGCGCCCCACGAGTAACGACAGCCGACATAGGGAGCGCTATTCGGACCCCCCGCCTAGTGTGCCGCTCAATAGTGACGATGACCAGGCCATGGTGGATGCCTCGGCCTCCTAA